A window of the Zeugodacus cucurbitae isolate PBARC_wt_2022May chromosome 2, idZeuCucr1.2, whole genome shotgun sequence genome harbors these coding sequences:
- the LOC105220178 gene encoding protein anoxia up-regulated isoform X12: MVFESGFTTRRTYTSRPVVSSYAVSTPRLDLCTERPGTHRQRGSSDYSYSYKSNVEKSSYDSSNPYARPERSSYSSTVESSSRSGPGGSYNYSTEKTSTTGAGPGGYSYSSTTSGNLPGGTRYRHFSYHV, from the exons ATGGTTTTCGAAAGTGGATTTACTACCCGCAGGACCTATACTAGCAGGCCTGTCGTTAGCTCGTATGCCGTATCG ACTCCACGATTGGACTTGTGTACTGAAAGGCCAGGTACCCACCGTCAGAGAGGTTCTAGCGACTATTCATACTCTTACAAGTCGAATGTCGAAAAGAGCTCGTACGACTCTAGCAATCCTTATGCAAGACCTGAGCGCTCTTCGTACTCGTCGACTGTGGAGTCATCGTCTCGTTCTGGTCCAGGAGGATCCTACAATTATAGCACCGAAAAAACCAGCACCACCGGAGCTGGACCAGGTGGCTATAGCTATTCATCAACAACTTCTGGCAATCTTCCAGGGGGCACCAGATATCGTCATTTCTCATATCATGTCTAA
- the LOC105220178 gene encoding uncharacterized protein CG45078 isoform X11, producing the protein MVFESGFTTRRTYTSRPVVSSYAVSSKTPIDWEKCPYVPRPSLVADPVTAFGSYRPEREQRKSSILNPINRAAIKPNYRILNEPIKPYVPARDQNRERILNMVRQHIDTVEAGGNTAARTSRDSLDTVLPRLHRAASESLPVRRETYRNERSGATVTKYYY; encoded by the exons ATGGTTTTCGAAAGTGGATTTACTACCCGCAGGACCTATACTAGCAGGCCTGTCGTTAGCTCGTATGCCGTATCG AGCAAAACGCCAATTGACTGGGAGAAATGCCCATATGTTCCACGACCCTCTCTCGTTGCGGACCCCGTTACGGCTTTTGGGAGCTATCGCCCCGAACGCGAACAACGAAAAAGCTCTATACTTAACCCGATTAACCGTGCTGCCATAAAGCCAAATTATCGTATATTAAATGAGCCTATTAAGCCTTACGTGCCGGCCAGAGATCAAAATAGAGAGCGTATTTTAAATATGGTCCGCCAACATATTGACACCGTCGAAGCTGGAGGAAATACAGCAGCTCGGACATCCCGTGACAGTCTTGACACAGTGCTGCCACGTTTACATCGCGCCGCTTCAGAAAGCTTGCCTGTACGGCGAGAAACTTACCGAAATGAACGTTCTGGTGCTACAGTCACgaaatattactattaa